AGAGCAGGCAAAGAACAAGATCAGGTTCAGATGGCAGGTGTGTTTTCTGGGGCAGACAGGTAAACCAGGAGGTCTGATCTGGACCCtgtggtgtgtatgtgaatgtgtgtcagtgtttgtgaggAGCAGCCTGACAAGTTAGACCAGATTCTAAGTCTGGCTGCTAGACCTGATCCACATCCTACAGGCAGACCTGGACCTGCTTTGAAGTGAATGTTGGTAATGATGTCACTGAGCTGGATTTtcaactggtgtgtgtgtgtgtgtgtgtgtgtgtaaatcacAGGTATGTGAGAACTCTCGAGGGATGTAATTTGCTGTGGAGATtgctccttctgctccttctctgcTTCGTCCTCTGGACTTTTGTCGTCAACAGGTGAGACTTacctgtaatgtgtgtgtgtgtgagagtgaatttcaaatcaaatcaaatgttatttttattgcacCCCATCATGACAAAGTGTGtttcttcagtaaaaacatGAGGTGAAACTCTTTTCAGTTACTTgataaaatgttgaactttttCAGAGACTCAGAGACGGAGAGGCGAGGAGTTCCTCCTGATCTGAACTCTGTGGCTGAGGTCCCCAACACGGCAACCTGCCACCCACAGTCTCACATTGTTTTCCTCAAGACGCACAAAACAGCCAGTAGCACCGTGTTAAACATCCTGTATCGCTATGGAGAGAGCAGGAACTTGACCTTTGCCCTCCCAGTCGGCCAAGCAATGCATTTGTTTTACCCCAAACTCTTTGAATCACGTTTTGTAGAAGGCTTCAGCAGCGGCAGAGTGAAGGAGTTCCACATCATGTGCAACCACATGAGGTTCAGAAAAGCAgaagtgagttttttttttttttttttttttaatcagaaattgGTTAGGTTTTAAGATTCCTGAttagtttttaaatgtcttaatGGCCTTGGGCCTTCTTATTTATCTGACCGGCTTTTATCAACCCTCGCAGCTCCTGAGGTCTTCTGGCACTGGCCTTTAATGATTCCAAAAGTTAGAACTAAAGCACATGGGGAGGCTGCATTCAGACATTACAGCCCTAAACTATGGAACAGCCTGCCAGAAAACATCAGGACTGCCGAGACTTCATGCTTTTGAGAAGAGGCTTTATAAGACCAACCTTTCTAGTTTGGCTTTGGATTGATTTCTTTTACTCCTTAATTCATTTAGCATAATTTGATTTTAGTCTTTTAGTCTTTAGCTCCAGTGTTTCCTCATGGGAGCCATCCGCACTGAGAGGCATGTCTGGTGTCTGGAAGTCGTCCAGGCATGGAGGACTGGGGTGGTCGTGGAGGCGACCCTGGTCCATCTGAGTTGGGGGGCTCTCTTGGACAGAACCACCAGGGGCCATAGGCTGTGACGCCTCTCTGTGTGCATGGCTCCCTCAGGTGGTCTTTCCTCACCTCGATCCTCAGGGCCCTACCATGTCTCCATACTAACAGCTGATATCtactgtgtgtacatgtgtgtgtgtgtgtgtggggggggtggggtatCCATGCGTTTGGGATTGGAAGGGTTGGGGGTTattatttgttgcttttctgttctgtttttttatttttgtgaaacacTGTGTTGCactttgggttagggttaggatgaaaagtgctatacaaatgaagattgattgactgatttaGGTTTAGGGCTCAGGGGTTATAAGGTTAGAGTTACAGGTTAGGGGTTGGGGCTGGTCACTGTGGTTTATGTGTGATTGGTTGTAAAGTGGTTAGCACAGTTGTGTCATAGCAGGAATGTTCTTAGTTTGAACCCTGGGGGTTgttcctccaaacacacaagTTCACAAGTTTTTTCTGTATCAcaatgaaaatggatggatggaatgaCGGAGAAAACATCTCTGAGAAAGTTCTCctccttttatgttttatgttctaGGTGGCTAAAGTGATGCCTGAAGACACCTTCTACTTCTCCATCATAAGACATCCTGTGACCATAATGGAGTCTGGCTTTAATTACTTCAAGGCAATGCCGGCCTTCTCCAATAGTCGCAGCTTGGAGGACTTCCTGGACAACACCAACCACTACAAAGATTCAGCACCGTGGAGTTTCTTGGCTCACAACAACCTGGCCTTTGACTTTGGCTTTGACCACAATGTCACAGCTGATGCTGAAGACCATGAGGAAAAAGCCAAAAGGGCTGTTGCCGCCATAGAACGGGACTTCCATCTTATTCTTGTTTCTGAATACTTTGATGAGTCCATGATCCTGCTCAAACACGTCCTTTGCTGGTCCCTGGAGGATGTGGTTTCCTTTAAGCTCAACATTCGCAGTAATAGAACTCGTCATCAAATTTCACcaaacactgcagagaaaatcaaGCGCTGGAATGCTCTGGATTGGAGTCTCTACCTGCACTTCAATGCCACCTTCTGGCAGAAAGCAGACAGTGTTGTTGGAAGAGAGCAAATGAAGAGTGAAGTGTCTCAGCTGAGGGAGCTACAGGTCAAGCTAGCAAACACCTGCCTGAAAGGGGGCGGAGCTGTCGACCCATCCCAGGTGAAAGACGCTTCCCTGAAGCCTTTTCAGGCTGGAACAGCTGTTATTCAGGGCTATAACCTGAAACCAGATTTAGACAACCAAACCAGAAAGCAATGTCAAAGACTCATAACTCCAGAACTGCAGTACACGCTGCACCTGAAGTCCCTGCAGTTCCCTGTTCAGCAGACACAGGTCAAAAGGATGGTTCCTCCATAGCATCAACACAGGGAGTGGTCAGAGCTACGGGAGCCTGCTATGGACAAGTCAgtacacacaaaatcacaattCTCAGGACAGACCAAGTCTGCCATGAGTGTTTCATGGTGTTCTTTCCAAACAGTTGATGATTTAagacattcatttctttttttaaagcctaAACAGCCTTCAGTCATGAGCCACAAGAAAATCAGGAGTAAGGCcataaataatttctttattaGTACTGGAAGGTAAATTTATTATACAGACAAAACCTTTAAATAATTAAAGCATAGAAAAAAGAGAATGTATCTGCTATTATAAATGAACACAttgttaaatataataataataattattattagtataattattataataataataattattattatacatgTATTTTAGCATCACATCGGCAAATGCATTCATTTAGCTCTATTATAAATTCCAGTATGCTAATTTATTGAGTTTTATCATTTAAGGATGTCTTATTTTTACACACATTAACACTGCCATCATTTCACATCATGCTTTTAAACAATCTTAATCAACAGATGTCTTTAGTGTCTTCTGTCCAAACCTTCTCCATATTTAATCACCTATTTCTGCCCAGATTAAATCATAAAGTATATAAATGCTAAATTTGATCTCCTTTATGGCCACAGTGAAACTCTTCATATGCACTTTGGAAATAATTCCACAATTAatttcacaaacattttgtcagcTGCTCGGTCCCCCTcgtctgtgttgtgttcagctATAGATGTTGGTATCTACAGTTGggtccataaatatttggacactGAATTGTAGGAGTTTGTTCGTTCACAtattcagaaacacaaacacacatctgaccCATTGATGGACAATCCATTTAAGCCTgatgtttgtttaaataaaactacTTCTGTATTTCTGGTGTATTTGCTCCATCATTCCAACAATTATATCATACAGAAAACCTCAGAGTTTCAGTACTCTCATAACTTCTTGTTTCCCTGAAGGAGCCAACCAAAATCTAGAAAGGGGGTTGGAGGGGTGGGTTTTATGACCGATATATTATCAGGGACCCCCAAAAACGAGGGAGTTTTGAGGAGGGATTTTTTTGCCAGTCTGTCTGAAGGCAGTTTGCTGAGATGCTGGGAACCCAGAAGGGTTAAAGGAGCATAGCCCAGTGCAGAGTTTGGCTTTATGAACCAGCCACGTTGGTTCTGGATCACATTAACTCTCTATAATGTTGATAAATGCAGTGTGGAACATCCTGAATTCCATAAATATCACCCTGTAaaaggctcgttggtctaggggtagGGCTGTTTGTTCAACAAGCCAAGTTGGAATGATTTATTGAGTCCAGCACTCCAAACCAGTGCTGGACTTAGCCATTTGGGCCATTTGGGGGCTGCAAGCGAACAGTGATTTGTCTTGAGCAGCAGGACCTTCATGACATTCAACATGTTGTCAtcacatttatcaaacagtaatgtcagatgtcagatgatTTGTGATGTCAGACCtttaaaagaaatgtcagatgaaaagtcaaatgaatcagatccagaatgaagagctcaattaagaataacatttcttttcaaagtctGACAAAAAAAGTCAAGACAAATCACTGTTTGCTTGCAGCCCCCAAATGGCCCAAATGGCTAAGTCCAGCACTGGTTTGGAGTGCTGGACTCAATAAATCATTCCAACTTGGCTTGTTGAACAAACAGccatacccctagaccaacaagcCTTTTACAGGGTGATATTTATGGAATTCagacaaacaggaggaaatgttTCTTCCTTGCTTTCCTGACAAAGATCCAACATGACATTAAGAACAAAACAGCTACACACAACGTAATCATTAACATCATTAAcaccagagggtgtgtgcaaACTACAGGGCCACCACACACCTGTGTGAAGCTGGCCCCCCACCTCCCGCAAAATTTCAGAGAAATAGTCTGTTTCGTTTGTGCAGTAAaaatttttgtttctgctgctacatcccctgcatggtgtgttGCTTTGGCTGACCACAGGGCTTCTAATATACTGCGACACGTAAAACACCAATCTGTCTGATGACGCCTCTTGGATGACCGGTCAAACATCTTAAAAAATTTAGCACTAAGTCTGGTTGCCTTAGTTTCAACTTCCTTTGAAATGTTACCTTGGGATGACTGAGAACGTATGCAGTCGTCTTCCACAACAATTTGGGATGAGCACTGTCAGAATAGTATGGGAGGGATCTCACCTGAGGTCTCTGGTTTGATGTGGGTCAAAATGGCAGACTACAGAATCCACCTGTTATAACGTCAATAGATGGCAAGAGTCACAGCTGATAGTCACATACAGGAGGGGCTCATcggcatagcagtgaaaatttgtCCCAGTTTTGTTGTTACTTCTGTCatcagaactcaaaggtatctggcatgaacacgtttgtctttggagcttcattaacagtgtgaaCTCTATGGTTAAAAAACTGCTTGAATTTGATATGCTGATAtgatggaagttcagtccataaaaatggttgtattGGCATTGCTGCAGgccctggtggtctagtggctagggTT
Above is a window of Echeneis naucrates unplaced genomic scaffold, fEcheNa1.1, whole genome shotgun sequence DNA encoding:
- the LOC115038382 gene encoding galactose-3-O-sulfotransferase 2-like, whose amino-acid sequence is MLNFFRDSETERRGVPPDLNSVAEVPNTATCHPQSHIVFLKTHKTASSTVLNILYRYGESRNLTFALPVGQAMHLFYPKLFESRFVEGFSSGRVKEFHIMCNHMRFRKAEVAKVMPEDTFYFSIIRHPVTIMESGFNYFKAMPAFSNSRSLEDFLDNTNHYKDSAPWSFLAHNNLAFDFGFDHNVTADAEDHEEKAKRAVAAIERDFHLILVSEYFDESMILLKHVLCWSLEDVVSFKLNIRSNRTRHQISPNTAEKIKRWNALDWSLYLHFNATFWQKADSVVGREQMKSEVSQLRELQVKLANTCLKGGGAVDPSQVKDASLKPFQAGTAVIQGYNLKPDLDNQTRKQCQRLITPELQYTLHLKSLQFPVQQTQVKRMVPP